A portion of the Paenibacillus marchantiae genome contains these proteins:
- a CDS encoding beta-galactosidase gives MDKLLYGVAYYDEYMPYERLDKDIQMMKDAGINVVRIAESTWSTHEPQNGVFDFSSVDRVLDAMHAAGIQVIVGTPTYAVPTWMVKEHPDVLATTVQGPGKYGARQIMDITHPTYLFYAERIIRKLISRVSKHPAVIGYQTDNETKHYNTAGDNVQLQFVKYMRNKFSSLDDLNKEFGLDYWSNRINSWEDFPSVVGTINGSLGAEFAKFQRQLVTSFLAWQVGIVNEYKQEGQFVTQNFDFDWRGYSYGIQGDVDHFAASKPFDITSVDIYHPSQDDLTGIEISFGGDVARSTKQSNYLVLETEAQAFWHWVPYPGQLRLQAFSHLASGANMVAYWHWHSLHNSFETYWKGLLSHDFEPNPVYNEAKTIGRDFARLSPQLVNLKKTNRVAVLFSNEALTSIKWFGFNFTSDKKYNDVIRWMYDELYKMNIGCDLIDPSVESYEGYDVIVVPALYAASDVLLERLNQFVQDGGHVVYSFKSGFANEHIKVRSTHQPGLISEACGISYNLFVEPKNVSLRDDPFEVGEEQNQIHTWMELITPTTAEVLAWYDHPHWGEYAAITQNSYGKGKATYVGCYTSSAVIRNVLERVMKEAGLWGIDQELAFPIIVKSGVNDQGNTIRYFFNYSDQAISFVYAYGDGTELLAGTAVSGGQNMKLEPWGFCIIEQ, from the coding sequence ATGGACAAGTTATTGTACGGGGTAGCCTACTATGACGAATATATGCCTTATGAGCGATTGGACAAGGATATTCAGATGATGAAAGATGCAGGCATCAACGTGGTGCGGATTGCGGAATCAACATGGAGTACGCATGAACCACAGAATGGTGTATTCGACTTCTCCTCAGTAGATCGTGTTCTGGATGCCATGCATGCGGCGGGTATTCAGGTTATTGTGGGTACACCTACGTATGCTGTTCCGACGTGGATGGTCAAGGAGCACCCGGATGTTCTGGCAACAACGGTACAGGGACCGGGGAAATATGGGGCGCGGCAGATCATGGATATCACACATCCGACGTATCTGTTCTATGCGGAACGCATCATTCGCAAGCTGATTTCCCGTGTCAGTAAACATCCTGCCGTGATTGGTTATCAGACGGATAACGAAACGAAGCATTACAACACTGCCGGAGATAATGTACAATTGCAATTCGTCAAATATATGCGTAACAAGTTCAGCTCATTGGATGATCTGAACAAGGAATTTGGGCTGGATTACTGGAGTAACCGCATTAATAGCTGGGAAGACTTCCCGTCTGTTGTTGGTACAATCAACGGCAGTCTGGGAGCTGAATTTGCCAAATTCCAGCGCCAACTGGTAACCAGCTTTCTAGCGTGGCAGGTCGGAATTGTAAATGAGTACAAACAGGAGGGGCAGTTTGTAACCCAGAATTTTGACTTCGACTGGCGTGGATATTCGTACGGCATTCAGGGAGATGTGGACCATTTTGCCGCATCCAAACCTTTTGACATCACCAGTGTGGACATCTACCATCCGTCGCAGGATGATCTGACCGGCATTGAGATTTCATTCGGTGGTGACGTGGCACGTTCCACCAAACAATCGAACTATCTCGTACTGGAGACGGAAGCGCAGGCTTTCTGGCATTGGGTTCCCTACCCCGGACAGCTTCGCCTTCAGGCGTTTAGCCACCTGGCATCGGGAGCAAACATGGTCGCCTATTGGCACTGGCATTCCTTGCATAATTCATTTGAGACGTATTGGAAAGGATTGCTGAGCCATGATTTTGAACCCAATCCGGTGTACAACGAGGCCAAAACGATCGGCCGGGATTTTGCCAGACTTAGCCCGCAACTTGTGAATTTGAAGAAAACGAATCGGGTAGCCGTGCTGTTCAGCAATGAGGCGTTGACGTCGATCAAGTGGTTCGGATTTAATTTTACGAGTGACAAAAAATACAACGACGTTATCCGCTGGATGTATGACGAATTATACAAAATGAATATTGGCTGTGATCTGATTGATCCGTCTGTGGAGAGTTATGAAGGCTATGATGTGATCGTTGTGCCTGCTTTGTACGCAGCTTCCGATGTCTTGCTTGAGAGGCTGAACCAATTCGTACAAGATGGTGGGCATGTCGTTTACTCCTTCAAGAGCGGATTCGCTAATGAGCATATTAAGGTCCGCTCTACCCACCAGCCTGGACTGATCAGTGAGGCTTGTGGCATCAGTTACAACCTTTTTGTAGAGCCGAAAAATGTGTCGCTTCGAGATGATCCGTTCGAGGTTGGAGAGGAACAGAATCAGATTCACACCTGGATGGAACTCATCACACCAACAACTGCAGAAGTGCTGGCCTGGTATGATCATCCTCACTGGGGAGAATATGCGGCAATTACCCAGAATTCCTATGGCAAGGGCAAAGCAACGTACGTTGGATGTTATACCAGCTCCGCGGTGATCCGCAACGTGTTGGAGCGTGTCATGAAGGAAGCTGGACTGTGGGGAATCGATCAGGAATTGGCTTTTCCAATCATCGTGAAGAGCGGAGTGAATGATCAGGGGAATACGATTCGGTATTTCTTTAACTACTCCGATCAGGCGATTTCGTTCGTGTATGCCTACGGGGACGGAACGGAACTTTTGGCAGGAACAGCGGTGTCCGGAGGGCAGAATATGAAGCTGGAACCATGGGGGTTCTGCATTATTGAGCAATAA